A single window of Selenomonadales bacterium DNA harbors:
- a CDS encoding patatin-like phospholipase family protein, protein MKKIGLVLGSGGLRGMAHIGVLKVLEEEKIPIAFIVGCSIGSLVGGLYASGYSAKRLERMACRLKRSEWIDIVIPRMGLFAGKKMLTAIDKMARQRMLEETKIPIYIVATDLCKGKEVVIQKGNLAEAIRASTAVPGIFEPFAKDGTLYVDGALVDPMPVDAARALGADIVVGVDLMHGSNVPVIDNIFDVVLQSIEVVQRQLGYEKYKDADMMICPEVSHISQSDFDKAFECIRIGENAMRARVEELKTIIES, encoded by the coding sequence GTGAAAAAGATAGGACTGGTATTAGGATCGGGCGGTCTGCGCGGCATGGCACATATCGGTGTATTGAAGGTGCTGGAAGAAGAAAAGATCCCGATCGCATTTATCGTCGGATGCAGTATCGGGAGTCTGGTAGGAGGTCTGTATGCAAGCGGGTATTCGGCGAAACGACTCGAGCGGATGGCATGTCGATTGAAACGAAGTGAGTGGATCGATATCGTCATTCCGCGTATGGGACTATTTGCAGGCAAAAAAATGCTGACGGCCATTGATAAGATGGCGCGTCAGCGAATGTTAGAAGAAACAAAAATACCGATCTATATTGTTGCGACAGACCTCTGCAAAGGAAAAGAAGTCGTGATACAAAAAGGTAATCTTGCCGAAGCAATTCGTGCCAGTACAGCAGTGCCGGGAATCTTCGAGCCGTTTGCCAAAGACGGTACGCTGTACGTTGACGGTGCGCTTGTCGATCCGATGCCTGTTGATGCGGCACGTGCGCTCGGTGCTGATATCGTGGTCGGCGTAGACCTTATGCACGGCTCAAATGTTCCTGTCATAGACAATATCTTTGATGTCGTATTGCAATCTATCGAAGTCGTACAACGGCAACTTGGCTATGAGAAATATAAAGATGCAGACATGATGATCTGTCCCGAGGTCAGCCATATATCGCAGAGCGATTTTGACAAGGCGTTTGAATGTATCCGTATCGGCGAAAATGCGATGCGTGCTCGTGTGGAAGAATTAAAAACAATCATCGAATCATAA
- a CDS encoding nucleotidyltransferase encodes MKAVGIIAEYNPFHNGHAYQISEVRRRESPDVVIAAMSGHFTQRGEASVFTKWQRAQLALAGGADLVVELPFVFAVRSAEYFARGGIRLLHELGITHLAFGTESKQLEPILTSARAQSHPHLAKDLAPYMTKGLPYAAALSAMLEEKHHIPSDILSSPNNILATEYLKAIMRYAPTIEPIHIVRHGSSHHSASLENAMHASSSAIRKNIADIRFRTTELASYIPPATHPYLTRFYEENGGIPSLERLALFVFGLLATTDKTRLKNTVGISEGLENKFLSASLAATSLEELLDLVKTKRYPRTRLSRTLLHYLFGTTQEMVSRFDKIGPQYIRILGMNERGQEYLRTRKKTMSAPIITKLTPFFNQYDLLSQSDDPLKQMLAFDVRSTNLYARLFSAPLAQNQDFTTSPIRYLL; translated from the coding sequence ATGAAAGCAGTCGGTATTATCGCCGAATACAATCCATTCCATAACGGGCACGCATACCAGATCTCCGAAGTCAGAAGACGCGAATCTCCCGATGTCGTGATCGCGGCTATGAGCGGTCACTTCACCCAGCGCGGAGAAGCATCGGTATTCACCAAATGGCAGCGCGCACAGCTTGCTCTGGCAGGAGGAGCCGATCTCGTAGTCGAATTACCGTTCGTCTTTGCCGTTCGCAGTGCCGAATATTTTGCTCGCGGCGGAATCCGTCTGCTCCATGAGCTCGGCATCACACATCTTGCCTTCGGCACAGAAAGCAAGCAGCTCGAACCTATCCTCACGTCTGCCCGCGCACAATCGCACCCCCATCTTGCAAAAGACCTTGCTCCCTACATGACAAAAGGTCTTCCCTATGCCGCGGCACTTTCGGCTATGCTCGAAGAAAAACATCATATACCGTCCGACATTCTTTCATCACCCAACAATATTTTGGCAACAGAATACCTGAAAGCCATTATGCGATATGCCCCAACTATCGAGCCTATCCACATCGTCCGACACGGCTCATCACATCACAGCGCATCCCTTGAGAACGCGATGCACGCAAGCAGTTCGGCTATCCGCAAAAATATCGCCGATATTCGATTCCGCACGACAGAACTTGCTTCCTACATTCCGCCCGCCACACATCCTTATCTTACGCGTTTCTACGAAGAAAACGGCGGCATCCCCTCACTCGAACGGTTAGCCCTGTTCGTATTCGGACTTCTCGCTACGACCGATAAAACAAGACTGAAAAATACTGTCGGTATCTCGGAAGGGCTTGAAAACAAGTTTCTTTCTGCTTCACTTGCCGCGACCTCTCTCGAAGAGCTTCTCGATCTCGTAAAAACAAAACGATATCCTCGAACCAGACTTTCGCGCACGCTCCTTCATTATTTGTTCGGCACGACGCAAGAGATGGTATCTCGTTTCGATAAGATCGGCCCCCAATATATTCGTATCCTCGGCATGAACGAGCGCGGGCAAGAATATCTCCGCACACGCAAAAAAACGATGTCTGCTCCCATCATCACGAAGCTGACACCGTTCTTCAATCAATATGATCTTCTGTCACAGAGCGACGATCCGTTGAAACAGATGCTCGCATTCGATGTGCGAAGCACGAATCTATATGCACGCCTCTTTTCAGCTCCGCTTGCGCAGAATCAAGACTTCACGACTTCACCGATACGCTATCTGTTATGA